From Salvelinus namaycush isolate Seneca chromosome 2, SaNama_1.0, whole genome shotgun sequence, one genomic window encodes:
- the LOC120017640 gene encoding uncharacterized protein LOC120017640: MEPGGSRKWRRNNDAEKRLNRNGGRGGGESAFGRGGAGGGKGGWERTRQKDGMVHRMSLPGSSLEEHTFGKEDETEGWREEQGEQPFRTVFHSCSGGRDRRMEGGTGGTAVPNSLPLLLWGTRPKDGGRNRGNSRSEQSSTPALEDETEGWREEQGEQPFRTVFHSCSGEAVLLAEPAAAKLLWRRHGARNRMTAEFHSRISLPSVPRLVTEGAEGMNAAQIAP; the protein is encoded by the exons ATGGAGCCGGGAGGAAGTAGGAAGTGGAGGAGGAACAATGACGCAGAGAAAAGACTGAACCGGaacggaggaagaggaggtggagagagtgcTTTTGGAAGAGGAGGAGCGGGGGGTGGTAAAGGAGGGTGGGAAAGGACGAGACAGAAGGATGGAATGGTACACAGAATGTCACTGCCTGGTTCAAGCTTAGAGGAACACACGTTTGGAAAGGAG GACGagacagaaggatggagggaggaacagggggaacAGCCGTTCCGAACAGTCTTCCACTCCTGCTCTGGAGGACGagacagaaggatggagggaggaacagggggaacAGCCGTTCCGAACAGTCTTCCACTCCTGCTCTGGGGGACGAGAccgaaggatggagggaggaacagggggaacAGCCGTTCCGAACAGTCTTCCACTCCTGCTCTGGAGGACGagacagaaggatggagggaggaacagggggaacAGCCGTTCCGAACAGTCTTCCACTCCTGCTCTGGGGAAGCTGTTCTCCTTGCAGAACCAGCTGCTGCTAAGTTGCTATGGAGACGTCATGGTGCTCGGAACAGGATGACGGCTGAGTTCCATTCCAGAATCTCACTCCCTTCAGTCCCTAGACTCGTCACTGAGGGGGCAGAGGGGATGAATGCGGCCCAAATAGCACCCTAG